From the Caldisericota bacterium genome, the window TTAGTTTGGACTTAATTTTTGCAATAGGAGCAATCCTGTCCATTTTGTTTATGAGCCCTAAGGGGTCAGGACTGGGTGCGATATCCGGCGGTGCAACAGTTTTTCATTCAAGGGCTACTAAGGATGTATTACTTGACAAACTTGCAACGATATTTTCTATTGCATTTGTAGTTACTTCTCTATTTTTAGCAGTATTCAAGGTATTTTAGTTATAGATAAAGCGCCGGGGTGGCGGAATTGGTAGACGC encodes:
- the secG gene encoding preprotein translocase subunit SecG; amino-acid sequence: MMTTIAIIAISLDLIFAIGAILSILFMSPKGSGLGAISGGATVFHSRATKDVLLDKLATIFSIAFVVTSLFLAVFKVF